The sequence CAAGTGAAGCGTCGGTGATGTTTAAGGCGTTGTTCTAGTCGCGCTAAATCTTCGGGTAGCCAAAATTGGGTAATCACTCTTTGAGTCGCCACCCCAGGCGGCGTTTGCAACATATTCGCCATGGGTTGGTTAACAATGATTTGCTGACGGCTATCTTGTCTGACGATACTTACCGGCAGGTCATTTTCAGCGGCTGCGACCATTCGGTATAACAACTGTGATGGTACATGCAACTGAGAGCAGAAAACTGCACCGCCAGAATGTAAAATGCTTTCAGCAGTTTCTGACGCTAGAGGCGCGGCTGGGGATGCCATCCAACCATAAAACTCGATGGGTTGCTTACAGCCTCGCCATTTTATCCGCACCGTCCCATTTAGTTTTGCGGCTGTTTCCATGAGAGCATCACCGTAACTTTGGGCAAGATAAGTTGCATGTCGCTTTGTAGGCGCAAAAATTGCCACTCCTTCATAGGACATTTTATAGTTCCAGCCCGGTAAGTTGAGAATTCTAAGAATACTCACACTCATCTTCTTTTACACCTCCAGCATCTCTATATACTTTTACACTCTGAGACTGCTGATAGACAGAAAGCTTAAAAGTTTCTTGCCAAATTATTTTCCGCTCCTCCTCTGGGATAGCTAAAGCGGATGTGATGATGGCAAAGTCTCCTGGTGTTGGTAGCACTTCTCCTTTGGCTAGGGCTGGTAAATTTTTGACTCCGCAGCGCTTGAGTTTTGGCATGTGAGCTCGCACCACGTCAGCGATGGTTTTTGGGGGAGCTGGTTCAGGGGTGGAAGTGTCAGCACCAGTTTTTTTTCCTATCCACTCCCGGATCAAATCTTCGAGCGCGTCACTTTGGGATATTCCCTCACGGGCACAGATGCTTTTGAACTCTAAGGCCAGATTTACTGGAATATAGCCGCTGACTTGTTTGTAGTCATCAGAACGCCTTCTGTCGGTCATATATTGGTTTACTTCAAATCTTGCTTGTCCTATTGTCTCTCATGAAGTCGAAAAAGCAAGACATTTTTTTTAGTCATTTTTAAATGACATGTTGACAATAATAAATGACAAAGCTATTATTTAGATACAGAGCAAAATTTCGGCTGAAGAAAAAAAGGCAGAACACCCTAACAGCTAGCTGTTCACTCCTATAGCTAGCTTTTAACTTCAAGTAAGGAATCCGAGGGTTTTTTGCCCCTCTTTTATTCAGTATACTCGCTCCCACCTATTAAGCAACACTAAACAAGTTGATTAGAGTCGCTAATTTAATGTTACACAAATCACAGAGAAATCTTGAAGTTGTATTAGAATAGTTTTCACGAAAATTTGCAGTTGATAAATCGGTTTAGTTCGCACTCCATGACAATTCGCCAAAGCCAAGAGACACAACGAAAGAGAAATTTAGTCAGTTACCTTGTTTTGGTATTCACCGCAGCGGAATCAGGTAAAACTAATTTCTAAAGTTGGAAACAATTCCCAGTATTGATAGGTTTATCAAGATGACCCAGTTAACATTTGACCAGTTTGTCCATCCTCTATCTGAATTTCCGAATGTAGTCAGTCTCAACGGTGCAGAGGAGCCAATGTTAGATATGTACACAATGGCAAGCATGATACTTTATTCAGCTTGTGCAAATAACAATCTGGGAGCTAGAGAGAATACTTTAGAAGCATTGGCGAATAACGGGGGACTTGTAGATGTTAACTCGTTGTTTGAGCGTTGTCAGATGGGCGATAGAGGCGCAATTTTACAAACAATCACTCTCATCGTTTCTAGTTTAGAAACAAAAATCGAGCACCTGAAATTGGCTTGAAGGTGTTGGAAATTAGAGACGAAGATAGTGAGTTTATGTTTATGTAGTTTCTTGCACACGTGGGAATTTCTTAAATTGAACCACAGATAAACAAAGATAAGATATTTATCTGTGTTTATCCGTGGTTTTTTTCTATTTTTGCATTGCTAATAGTTCGGGAACAGTCACAAATCGGTAGCCTTGCTGCTTGAGTTTGCTGATAATTTGTGGTAAAGCTTGTACAGTCCGACGGCGATCGCCACCACCATCGTGCATTAAGACAATAGATCCTGGTTTGGCATCTCTGAGAACATTTTTAACAAATACTTGCGGTTTAGCACGGGGATCAGTGTCAGCGGAAGTCTGCGACCACATAACTACAGCGTATTTCTGACTTTTAGCATAGGTGGCTAGTCCGTTATTTAAAACACCTCCTGGTGGACGGAAGAGAGTTGTTTGCACTCCAGTGGTACTTTGGATGAGTTGGGCTGTGCGTTCAATTTCGCTCTGGGCTGTGGCGGGATTCATTTGCTGATACCAGTGATGCCATGTATGATTACCAATGGCGTGTCCTTCGGCGACAACTCTTTTGGCGATATCAGGATTGGCTTGTAGAGCTTGTCCTACCCAAAAAAAAGTTGCTTTCACATCATTTTGCTTGAGGATATCTAGCATTTGGGTGGTGGTGTTGGGCCAAGGGCCATCATCTATAGTCAAAGCAATGACTTTCTCTTGATTAGTGGGTTCTACTCGATAAACTATTTTTCTCTGAAATTTAGTAGGGGGGATGAAGGCGAGATTTTTGACTGTGGTGGGCGCTAAGAGTGGCGCAACTGTGGCTTGGGGTTGGTTGATTGGTTGATGATGGTTTAATTGTGGGGACGCATCAGGAGCCAAACTACAAGCTGTTACAGAACAGGCGATCGCTACTATACCAATTATTCTTTGTCGCTCTTCGTGATTGTCTACCACATTCGATTTCCCAAAACTCACACGATCATAAACTGTGGTGTCAATTTTGAGAGAGTTTCACAGATGGAAAATCAAGCACACATTAGGTTTTTGAGGCATTTTTTTAATCTTTCCCTCATCCCCTTGACAGTTTTTGTATTATGTATGTAATATGTCCGTAACAAAGGAAAATGCAAAGCTGAATCAGGGTGAATAGCCATGTTTTACATACAAATAGTTGATCGACGCTGGGAGAAGCCAGAGTCATCGGTGAATAGAGTCCCTCCTATTCCCCAACCATTGGAAATAGAAGCACAGACCAAAAAAAGTCTGCAACTAGCAAAAGCAAAAACCACAGATTACATCCGTAATATACAGCAGGTTTATTACTTAGAACGTCGGTCATTTTCCTGATATTTGATAGCAGTTAAGTTAAATATAAATATTCTCAACATTGTCAGTTCATCCCTTAGCTGATTGTAGATACTTTGCATAGCCGCATCTTGACAATCGTTTCAGGTCATACATGATTAATTGTGAAATGATGGTGTTGATCTATCTAGGGAATGATTTTCTGAAAATACGCCATAATTAAAACTTCATTCTCCAGGTCGATTCGCAGACGATTGATTTCCCAGTAAAAATAGCCTAGATGAACATTGAATAGATCAACAAACCTCCAGGTTGAAATCAGAATAGAAGCGTTAATGTTTTCATTGTGTTGACGCCAAATTGGAAAGAGAGGATTGTTGACAGTCCTCTATATTCTCTGATTAAGAGCTTACTGAAGGAAGTAGACCTTGATGATTTGAACATTCAAATATATTAAGTCAAGGTGCATCTGTCTTTTCAATGTTCTACGTTGTTGATGCTGTTATCGAGGATTTCACATGAAAGTTAGTTTTTTTGTTCTTAATGTTTTACGTCCAGTACGGTTTCTAATCGTAGCTTTTACCTGCGCGTTGCTATTTTTATCTAGTGGGCTTCCTGCTTTTGCAATTGATAGCTACCAAAGCGATCCTACAGAAGCTACTACACAGCTTTTAGAAATTCAACGCAAGACTGATGAAGTAGCTAAATCAGCACCTCCAGGCTTGGAAGAAGTCCAAAGAGAATCTAATAAAGGACTGAATGAAGTTCAAGGAGATGCTGACATTAATAAACAGAAGCGTCCTGAAAATTCCCAAAGTGCGACTTCAGTTGAAGAAAACGTGAAAAACTTTTTGGAAAAAGTGACAGGTAACAAGTAAGGCGCAATTACTGTTATCTACTTAAGCTAAAAATCTTTTAAATCAAACCCAAGATGAGCACGGAGCAATATCTGTGCTCATCTGTATATCTGTTGTTCTTGAATAAAAAAGCAGAATAAATTGTTGATAAACAAGTATCCGTGAGGAGAACAACTTAATTAGTCTAAATATATATTATTATACCTCGACTATCTTTCCTTTGACTGATGTTAATACATTGCTGAATTTGGGAACTTATAGATAAGTTCGCTTAGGGATGGAAAATAATGCCTAGAATCAATATTGGTTTGTCAGAAGAACAGCGCCAAGGTGT is a genomic window of Fortiea contorta PCC 7126 containing:
- a CDS encoding PAS domain-containing protein, whose protein sequence is MSVSILRILNLPGWNYKMSYEGVAIFAPTKRHATYLAQSYGDALMETAAKLNGTVRIKWRGCKQPIEFYGWMASPAAPLASETAESILHSGGAVFCSQLHVPSQLLYRMVAAAENDLPVSIVRQDSRQQIIVNQPMANMLQTPPGVATQRVITQFWLPEDLARLEQRLKHHRRFTWTYAAGLNERAWAILTTQFEAFEVEGVWYRQGICLSTPQLVPIPPGAFAPAA
- a CDS encoding polysaccharide deacetylase family protein — protein: MVDNHEERQRIIGIVAIACSVTACSLAPDASPQLNHHQPINQPQATVAPLLAPTTVKNLAFIPPTKFQRKIVYRVEPTNQEKVIALTIDDGPWPNTTTQMLDILKQNDVKATFFWVGQALQANPDIAKRVVAEGHAIGNHTWHHWYQQMNPATAQSEIERTAQLIQSTTGVQTTLFRPPGGVLNNGLATYAKSQKYAVVMWSQTSADTDPRAKPQVFVKNVLRDAKPGSIVLMHDGGGDRRRTVQALPQIISKLKQQGYRFVTVPELLAMQK